Proteins encoded together in one Streptomyces sp. NBC_01216 window:
- a CDS encoding VIT1/CCC1 transporter family protein: MSIIETEASLHEAHRDNHTHRDVNGGWLRPAVFGAMDGLVSNLALMTGVAGGAVSQQTIVITGLAGLAAGAFSMAAGEYTSVASQRELVLAELDVERRQLRKHPVDEMEELAALYVSRGVEPALAREVAMQLSRDPEQALEIHAREELGIDPDDLPSPIVAAVSSFGSFALGALLPVLPYLLGATELWPAVLLALLGLFACGALVARVTARSWWFSGLRQLVLGGAAAALTYGLGMLFDAAL, translated from the coding sequence ATGTCCATCATCGAAACCGAGGCTTCGCTCCACGAGGCCCACCGCGACAACCACACGCACCGCGATGTGAACGGCGGCTGGCTGCGTCCGGCGGTGTTCGGGGCGATGGACGGCCTGGTCTCCAACCTCGCGCTGATGACCGGTGTCGCCGGCGGAGCGGTCTCCCAGCAGACCATCGTCATCACCGGTCTCGCCGGGCTCGCGGCCGGCGCCTTCTCGATGGCGGCCGGCGAGTACACCTCGGTGGCCTCGCAGCGCGAACTCGTCCTGGCCGAACTGGACGTCGAGCGACGTCAGCTGCGCAAGCACCCGGTCGACGAGATGGAGGAGCTGGCCGCGCTGTACGTCTCCCGGGGAGTCGAACCCGCGCTCGCCAGGGAGGTCGCCATGCAGCTCTCCCGGGACCCCGAGCAGGCCCTGGAGATCCACGCCCGCGAGGAACTGGGCATCGACCCCGACGACCTGCCCTCGCCGATCGTCGCCGCCGTGTCCTCCTTCGGCTCCTTCGCGCTCGGCGCGCTCCTGCCGGTGCTGCCCTATCTGCTCGGCGCGACCGAGCTGTGGCCGGCCGTGCTGCTCGCGCTGCTCGGTCTCTTCGCCTGCGGCGCACTGGTGGCCCGGGTGACCGCCCGTAGCTGGTGGTTCAGCGGACTGCGCCAGCTCGTCCTCGGTGGGGCCGCCGCCGCCCTCACCTACGGACTCGGCATGCTCTTCGACGCGGCGC